The following is a genomic window from Thioclava electrotropha.
CCCGGTTTCCCGAGCGTCCGCAGGCGCGCGCGGCGGCGAAGGCCGCCGACAAGCTGCTAAAGGCGTTTTATGCGAAGGGTGCGGCGGGGAAGATTTCGCTCACGGATTTTGCCGAGGGGCATCAGCGGCTGGAGGCCTATTACGAGGTCCGTCCCGATTTTCAGACCTATGCCGAGCAATTCGCGGATCGCCTGCTGGAGCTGGGGGCTACGACTCAGGCCGCGACGGAATATCGCAAGATCCGGGAAGCTCTGAGCGCACAGCGCAAGGACAACCCCGAGGCGGTGTCGCAAGATCGGATGGCCTATCTGGCGCTGCGCGAGGCGGAGGCGCTTGCGCGCGGGGGGCAATTCGCCCGCGCCGCCAAAGTGTTGGAGACCTCCGAGCGCCCCGCCGATGCGCAGGAGCTGAACCAGTTCAACGCGCTGCAGGCCCGCGTTCTGGCCGAGGCCGGGAAGACCGATGCGGCCTTGCAGGCCAAGGTCACCTCGCACTCGGCCGATCATCTGCGGCTTCAGGCGCGGCTCCACTGGAAGAAGGGCGATTGGAAGGCGGCGACGCGGTCCTATCGCGAGTTGTGGAAGAAGGCCCCGGACGATTTCTCCGAGACCGACGCGGTCGAATTGCTGCTGGCCGCTTACCGCTCCGGCGATCTGACCACGGCCCGCAGCGTCGCCGAGGTCTTCCCGCGTCTGGCGGGGCGTGAAGATCTCAACAAGCTCGTCGCAAGCCTTCTGGCGGAGCCCGCAAAACTCAGCCCGCTGATGGACGCGGCTGCGCGGGACCGGCTGCGCAAGGCGGATGACGCGCTTGAGATGGTTGGGTCGGAGGCGAAGCAGGCTGGCGGGTAGATATCTTTGCTATGCATTACTCCTCACCAACATCGTCAAAGACAAAACGCAGATATTTTTAACTCCAGTTAAACATCGATCGCATATCTCCAAGATAGGACCCCCTTCTCTTCGGACATGAGAGGATAAAACCATGAGTATTTCGAGCGCGATGCAGACCGGCGTGAGCGGCCTGAACGCAAACTCCGTCGCCGTTGGCGAAATTTCCGAGAATATCGCGAATGCGAATACCACGGGCTACAAGCGCAGCTTCGCCCAGATGGTGACCATGACGCCGAGCGGCGGGCTCGATGCGCCCTCGGGCGTCAATGCTGTCGTTTCCTCCGACGTGACGAACGGGGGCGCGGTGATCCCCACCAGTTCCGCAACCGATTTCGCGGTGAACGGGAACGGGTTCTTCGTTGTGTCTGGCAGAGCCAATACGAGCGTCGAATCCGATTACGTCCTGACGCGCGCCGGGTCGTTCAAGCCCGACGAGAATGGCGACCTTGTCAATTCGGCAGGCTATTTCCTTTCGGGCTACCCCTATACCGACGGCACGCTCGGCTCGATCGACGGCAACAGCTTCAATGGGCTGAAGACGGTGAACGTGACCGATGCGACGCTGAGCGCGAAGGCGACGACCACGGTCAGCGTGCAAGGCAATCTGCCTTCGCAGGAAACCGGAAACGCGACGCCGGGCGCACCCTTCACCTCGTCCTCGCAATATTTCACGCCGCTCGGTGCGGCGAAGCGGCTCGAATATTCCTGGCAGCCGACTGCGACCCAGAACCAGTGGGACGTGACCGTGTCCGATGGCGACGGCGTTCCCTACGGTCAGGTCACGGTCGATTTCGCCGCCAGCGGGCCCAATGCGGGCGCCCCGGTCAGCTATTCCGGCGTGACCAATCTCGCCACGGCCCCCGGTGCCTTCTCGATGGACACGACCACGGGCGTCATGAGCCTGACGATGAATGACGGTGGTACGACCCAGCCGATCGACGTCGGGCTCGGTGCGCTGAACAGCTTCGACGGGATGACCCAGTTCGCCGGCGATTTCACCCCGCAGAAATTCGACACGGACGGCTCGTCCGCCGGCGCGCTGACCCGGATGGAGGTCGATGATACCGGCACGATGTACGGGATCTTCGATAACGGCCAGCGACAGGCGCTCTACAAGATTCCGCTCGCCCATGTGGCGAACCCGAACGGGATGCAGGAGGTCGACGGCGACGCCTATCGGCTGACCCGCAACAGCGGTGACTTCACGATCCACAAGGCGAACGAGGGCCCGGTGGGCACGATTTCCTCGGGGACGCTTGAAGGGTCGAATGTCGATATCGCGCAGGAATTGAGCGATCTGATCCGCACCCAGCGGGCCTATTCCACCAACGCGAAGATCGTCACCACTATGGACGAGATGCTCGACGAGACCACGCGTCTGAAACGCTGATCGCCACGCTGAGAACGGAGTAAACCCATGAGCCTGACGGGCGCCCTCCAGGCGAGCACGAGCGGTCTGCGCACGGCGCAGATGCAATCGGAAGCGACCTCGCGCAACATCGCGAATGCGAGTACCGAGGGCTATGTGCGCAAGGAGTTGCCGCAGGTCACGACCGCGGGCGGCCTGGTGCAAACCGGCGAGGCGCGGCGCGAAGTCGACGCCTCGCTCAACCGCATGTATCGGCAGCATTCCTCGGCGATGGCGCGCGAGCAGGCGATCTACGAGGCGGTGGGCGAATATACCGCGACCCTCGGCCAGCCGGGCGATGGCCTCTCGCCTGCGGATCGCCTGACCGATCTGCGCAGTTCGATGATCGCGCTGGTGAACAACCCCGGCAGTAACGCGGCGCAAAACGGCGTGGCGTCCTCCGCGCAGGAGATGGTGACCTCGCTGAACCAAAGCAGCGACATGCTCGCGCGGGTCGGTGGCGAGGTCGATATGGAGATCAAATACGACGTCTCCGATTTCAACGAGACGCTGCACAAGATCACCTCGCTCAACAAGCAAATCTCGGACGCGCCGCCCGGCTCGCTCGGCGCAGCCGATCTGGGAGATCAGATGGATGTGCTGGTGGAAAACGCGTCGAAGCTGATCGACATGCAGGTGCGCCGTTCCACCGATGGGCGGGCCACGCTCTACACGGCTGGCGGGACGCCTCTCGTCGACGGCGATCAGGCCAGCTACATCACCTATGATCAGGTGGCTGGAAAGCTGTTCGCGGGCAAGACGGAGATCACCCCGGACTCCACCGACGCGCGCGGCTTCCAGAATGGCAGTCTCGCCGGTCTGTTCGCGGTGAAGAAAGACGTTCTGCCGCGCTTCCAGCTTCAGCTCGATGAGATGGCACGGGGGCTCGTGCAGGGGTTCGAGGGGGCCGATGCCTCGCTCGCGCCGGGGCAGGCGGGGCTCTTCACCGATGCAGGCGCGGCTTTCGACCCGGCCAAGCTCGAAGGGTTGGCGGGGCGGATTTCGGTCAATGCCGCGGTGGACCCGGCGCAGGGTGGCCAGCTATCGCGCCTGCGCGACGGGATCGGCGCCACCACGCCGGGTGCCGCAGGCGACTCGACCCAGATCGAAGCCTTCGTTTCGATGTTCGACGATCCGCTTTCGGCGGACCCGGGAACGGGGCTGGAGACGTCGCTGTCGCTGCGCGATTACGGCAGCAACATGATCTCGGCGCAGGAATTCGAGGGCACCCGTGCTCAGGAACGGTTCGCCGCCGCGCGCACCGCCGCCGAGACGGTGAACGGCACGCGCCAGGGCATTCAGGGCGTGAACATCGACGATGAGATGCAGAAGCTGATAACGATTCAGCAAAGCTATGCCGCAAATTCGAAGATGATGACTGCCGTCATGAAGATGATGGACACGTTGCTTGAAGCCGTCTGAGGAGACTGAACGATGATCCCCCTAATCCGGAATTCGCTGTCGACCTTGCAGATGAGCGTGATCTCGCGGCGGTCGGTCAGCCGCACCACGGCAGAGCTGCAACGGACGAGCGACGAGGTCGCGACCGGACGCAAATCTGATGTCTATGCGGATATGGGGGCGAAATCGGCCTTCGTGCTCGCGCTGGAAGATCGCGCGACGACCAATTCGCATTTCATTACCTCGAACAAGCTCCTCGGGAGCAAGCTGGATATGATCGCATCCAGCGCGTCTACGGCGCGCGGGGCCGCGCAGGATGTGCTCGGGCTCGCCGTCGGCAACCTCGAGCGCCCCGGCGCCTCGGCAGCGACCCTGCAGCAAAGCGCGCGCGCCGCCCTCGACACCATCATGACGACCCTGAACATTTCGCTCGATGGAGAGCATCTGTTCTCCGGGGTGGCCTCGGACGAGGCTGCGCTGCGGGGCTATGACGTGGCGAACGGTGCGACGGGCCTCTCGGCGGGGGATGTCCTGTCGGGGATCGTGGGCAGCGGCCCCGCAGATGCGACCCAGGCCGCGGCGATGCTGTCGCAGATCGGCAGCGTGTTCGACGACACCAATGCCGATCCGGCCAAACGCTACAGCTCGACCTTCTTCCAGGGGGACGCGACAGCCGGGACGCCGCGCAAAACGGCGCTGATCGGGGATGGCGAGACGCTCGATTACGGGATGCAGGCGGACGATCCCGAGTTCCGCAACCTGATCAAGGGGCTTGCGCTGTTCGCCTCGACCGACGTGTCGAAGATCAAGGATCCGGGCGCATATAAAAGCTGGATAGCCGCCGGCGTCAAAGCGCTGAGCGATGGCGTCGAAGGGCTGCGCAACTCCGAGACCGCGCTGGGTGCGAAGCAGAAGCGGCTCGACATCAAACTCACGCAGCAGCAATCGATGGATTCGGTACTGAATAGCCGCCTGTCGGATTACGTCTCGGTCGATCCCTATGAGGCCGCGACCCGGATGACCGCGCTCCAGACGCAACTCAGCGCGAGCTACAGCGTAGCCGCGCAGATGTCGAAGCTGTCGATCCTGAATTATCTCTGAGCCGCGCGTTTATCGCGCGGCTACCGTGCCCCGCGCGTCGGTTTGCTCATACGCTGCGAGCTTCACATCTCTCGTGCTTTCCAGCTCACTGAACTTGTAGCCACGACCGTAGACCGTCTCGATATATTGGTGGCCGCTATCGGCCGCATCGGCGATCT
Proteins encoded in this region:
- a CDS encoding flagellin, encoding MIPLIRNSLSTLQMSVISRRSVSRTTAELQRTSDEVATGRKSDVYADMGAKSAFVLALEDRATTNSHFITSNKLLGSKLDMIASSASTARGAAQDVLGLAVGNLERPGASAATLQQSARAALDTIMTTLNISLDGEHLFSGVASDEAALRGYDVANGATGLSAGDVLSGIVGSGPADATQAAAMLSQIGSVFDDTNADPAKRYSSTFFQGDATAGTPRKTALIGDGETLDYGMQADDPEFRNLIKGLALFASTDVSKIKDPGAYKSWIAAGVKALSDGVEGLRNSETALGAKQKRLDIKLTQQQSMDSVLNSRLSDYVSVDPYEAATRMTALQTQLSASYSVAAQMSKLSILNYL
- a CDS encoding flagellar hook protein FlgE; translated protein: MSISSAMQTGVSGLNANSVAVGEISENIANANTTGYKRSFAQMVTMTPSGGLDAPSGVNAVVSSDVTNGGAVIPTSSATDFAVNGNGFFVVSGRANTSVESDYVLTRAGSFKPDENGDLVNSAGYFLSGYPYTDGTLGSIDGNSFNGLKTVNVTDATLSAKATTTVSVQGNLPSQETGNATPGAPFTSSSQYFTPLGAAKRLEYSWQPTATQNQWDVTVSDGDGVPYGQVTVDFAASGPNAGAPVSYSGVTNLATAPGAFSMDTTTGVMSLTMNDGGTTQPIDVGLGALNSFDGMTQFAGDFTPQKFDTDGSSAGALTRMEVDDTGTMYGIFDNGQRQALYKIPLAHVANPNGMQEVDGDAYRLTRNSGDFTIHKANEGPVGTISSGTLEGSNVDIAQELSDLIRTQRAYSTNAKIVTTMDEMLDETTRLKR
- the flgK gene encoding flagellar hook-associated protein FlgK, which translates into the protein MSLTGALQASTSGLRTAQMQSEATSRNIANASTEGYVRKELPQVTTAGGLVQTGEARREVDASLNRMYRQHSSAMAREQAIYEAVGEYTATLGQPGDGLSPADRLTDLRSSMIALVNNPGSNAAQNGVASSAQEMVTSLNQSSDMLARVGGEVDMEIKYDVSDFNETLHKITSLNKQISDAPPGSLGAADLGDQMDVLVENASKLIDMQVRRSTDGRATLYTAGGTPLVDGDQASYITYDQVAGKLFAGKTEITPDSTDARGFQNGSLAGLFAVKKDVLPRFQLQLDEMARGLVQGFEGADASLAPGQAGLFTDAGAAFDPAKLEGLAGRISVNAAVDPAQGGQLSRLRDGIGATTPGAAGDSTQIEAFVSMFDDPLSADPGTGLETSLSLRDYGSNMISAQEFEGTRAQERFAAARTAAETVNGTRQGIQGVNIDDEMQKLITIQQSYAANSKMMTAVMKMMDTLLEAV